In Prunus dulcis chromosome 1, ALMONDv2, whole genome shotgun sequence, the following are encoded in one genomic region:
- the LOC117633059 gene encoding heat shock protein 90-5, chloroplastic isoform X2 has translation MHKLQCNVSFCNASDALDKLRFLSVTEPSLLGDAGELQIRIKPDPDNGTITITDTGIGMTKEELIDCLGTIAQSGTSKFLKALKENKDLGADNGLIGQFGVGFYSAFLVAEKVVVSTKSPRSDKQYVWEAAADSSSYVIREETDPENLIRRGTQITLYLRPDDKYEFSEPARIQGLVKNYSQFVSFPIYTWQEKSRTVEVEEEEEPKEGEEPKPEGEKKKKTKTEKYWDWELANETKPIWMRNPKEVEKDEYHEFYKKTFSEFLDPVAYTHFTTEGEVEFRSVLYIPGMGPLNNEDVVNAKTKNIRLYVKRIFISDDFDGELFPRYLSFVKGVVDSNDLPLNVSREILQESRIVRIMRKRLVRKTFDMIQEISESENKEDYKKLWENFGRFLKLGCIEDSGNHKRLTPLLRFYSSKSEEELISLDDYVENMPENQKAIYYLAADSLKSAKSAPFLEKLVQKDIEVLYLVEPIDEVAIQNLQTYKEKKFVDISKEDLELGDEDEVKERETEQEYNLLCDWIKQQLGDKVAKVQVSKRLSSSPCVLVSGKFGWSANMERLMKAQALGDTASLEFMRGRRILEVNPDHPIVKDLKAACKNAPDSTDAKRAVDLLYDTALISSGFTPDSPAELGNKIYEMMAMALGGRWGRSEDEEAETEVADGDAGESSDASAGEVVEAQVIEPSDVRAESDPWSD, from the exons ATGCATAAACTTCAATGCAACGTGTCATTCTG TAATGCAAGTGATGCTTTGGACAAGTTGAGATTTTTGAGTGTGACTGAGCCCTCTCTGCTTGGAGATGCTGGTGAGCTACAGATACGTATCAAACCTGATCCAGATAATGGGACTATCACTATAAC GGATACTGGTATTGGAATGACGAAAGAGGAACTCATTGACTGCCTTGGAACCATTGCTCAGAGTGGTACTTCAAAGTTCTTAAAGGCTCTGAAG GAAAATAAGGATCTTGGTGCAGACAATGGCTTAATTGGTCAATTTGGTGTTGGGTTCTATTCTGCTTTTCTGGTCGCTGAGAAG GTTGTTGTCTCTACAAAAAGCCCAAGGTCAGACAAGCAATATGTTTGGGAAGCAGCGGCTGACAGTAGCTCTTATGTAATTAGGGAAGAAACTGATCCTGAAAATCTCATACGCCGTGGAACACAGATCACACTCTATTTAAGG CCGGATGACAAGTATGAGTTTTCAGAGCCAGCCCGGATCCAGGGTTTGGTGAAGAATTACTCGCAGTTTGTTTCCTTCCCCATCTATACATGGCAAGAAAAATCAAGGACTGTTGAG gtggaagaggaggaagaaccaaaagaaggagaagaaccAAAGCCAGAG ggtgagaagaaaaagaagacaaaaactGAGAAGTATTGGGATTGGGAATTAGCAAATGAAACGAAGCCTATATGG ATGCGGAATCCAAAGGAAGTTGAAAAAGACGAGTACCATgaattttacaaaaaaacttttagtGAGTTCTTGGATCCAGTTGCATACACTCACTTCACCACTGAG GGTGAGGTGGAGTTCAGGAGTGTTCTTTATATTCCTGGAATGGGGCCTCTTAACAATGAGGATGTAGTGAAcgcaaaaacaaagaatataCGTTTGTATGTGAAACGGATATTTATCTCAGATGATTTTGATGGTGAACTG TTTCCTCGATACCTGAGCTTTGTTAAGGGTGTGGTGGATTCAAATGATCTTCCTCTTAACGTTTCTCGAGAGATTCTTCAAGAAAGTCGAATT GTAAGAATTATGAGAAAGAGACTTGTACGGAAAACATTTGACATGATTCAAGAGATTTCTGAGAGTGAAAATAAAGAG GATTACAAGAAATTATGGGAGAACTTTGGCAGGTTTCTAAAATTGGGATGCATCGAGGACTCTGGAAATCACAAGCGCCTAACACCCTTGTTGCGGTTCTACTCTTCAAAAAGTGAGGAAGAACTGATAAGCTTAGATGATTATGTCGAGAACATGCCTGAGAACCAGAAGGCAATCTATTACTTGGCAGCAGACAGTCTGAAAAGTGCGAAAAGTGCTCCATTCTTGGAAAAGTTGGTTCAGAAAGATATTGAG GTTTTGTATTTAGTAGAACCTATTGATGAAGTGGCCATCCAGAACCTACAGAcatacaaagaaaagaagtttGTAGACATTAGCAAGGAAGATTTAGAGCTTG GTGATGAGGATGAGGTCAAAGAAAGGGAAACTGAACAAGAATACAATCTTCTCTGTGACTGGATAAAGCAACAACTTGGTGATAAGGTGGCGAAAGTCCAAGTCTCAAAGCGTCTAAGCTCATCTCCCTGTGTACTTGTTTCTGGCAAGTTTGGATGGTCTGCCAATATGGAAAG ATTGATGAAAGCACAGGCACTTGGTGATACTGCAAGTTTGGAGTTCATGAGGGGCAGGAGAATATTGGAAGTTAACCCAGATCATCCCATTGTTAAGGATCTAAAG GCTGCTTGCAAGAACGCCCCTGACAGCACAGATGCCAAGAGAGCTGTAGACCTATTGTATGACACAGCATTGATCTCCAGTGGATTCACA CCTGACAGCCCAGCTGAGTTGGGAAACAAGATATACGAGATGATGGCAATGGCCCTTGGAGGAAGATGGGGTAGATCGGAAGACGAGGAGGCAGAGACGGAGGTAGCTGATGGTGATGCAGGAGAATCATCTGATGCGAGTGCTGGTGAAGTGGTGGAAGCACAAGTAATTGAACCATCAgacgtgagggcagagagcgATCCATGGAGCGACTGA
- the LOC117633059 gene encoding heat shock protein 90-5, chloroplastic isoform X1 encodes MAPVLSRSLATASLASLPSSSPFTLRNPSKALSLRSAFVPQNGLRKGFSCGGLKWKLESKNRGISIRCDAAVAEKEATDTPGEKFEYQAEVTRLMDLIVHSLYSHKEVFLRELVSNASDALDKLRFLSVTEPSLLGDAGELQIRIKPDPDNGTITITDTGIGMTKEELIDCLGTIAQSGTSKFLKALKENKDLGADNGLIGQFGVGFYSAFLVAEKVVVSTKSPRSDKQYVWEAAADSSSYVIREETDPENLIRRGTQITLYLRPDDKYEFSEPARIQGLVKNYSQFVSFPIYTWQEKSRTVEVEEEEEPKEGEEPKPEGEKKKKTKTEKYWDWELANETKPIWMRNPKEVEKDEYHEFYKKTFSEFLDPVAYTHFTTEGEVEFRSVLYIPGMGPLNNEDVVNAKTKNIRLYVKRIFISDDFDGELFPRYLSFVKGVVDSNDLPLNVSREILQESRIVRIMRKRLVRKTFDMIQEISESENKEDYKKLWENFGRFLKLGCIEDSGNHKRLTPLLRFYSSKSEEELISLDDYVENMPENQKAIYYLAADSLKSAKSAPFLEKLVQKDIEVLYLVEPIDEVAIQNLQTYKEKKFVDISKEDLELGDEDEVKERETEQEYNLLCDWIKQQLGDKVAKVQVSKRLSSSPCVLVSGKFGWSANMERLMKAQALGDTASLEFMRGRRILEVNPDHPIVKDLKAACKNAPDSTDAKRAVDLLYDTALISSGFTPDSPAELGNKIYEMMAMALGGRWGRSEDEEAETEVADGDAGESSDASAGEVVEAQVIEPSDVRAESDPWSD; translated from the exons ATGGCTCCAGTTCTAAGCAGAAGCTTAGCAACTGCTTCTCTAGCTTCACTTCCTTCCTCATCTCCCTTCACACTTAGAAACCCCAGCAAGGCCTTGAGCCTGAGAAGTGCTTTTGTTCCTCAAAATGGTCTCAGGAAGGGCTTCTCTTGCGGTGGATTGAAGTGGAAGCTTGAGAGCAAAAACAGAGGAATATCTATTCGATGTGATGCGGCGGTTGCCGAGAAAGAAGCCACCGATACGCCCGGTGAAAAATTCGAGTACCAAGCCGAG GTCACTCGCCTAATGGATTTGATAGTTCATAGTCTATACAGCCACAAGGAGGTGTTTCTGAGGGAGCTTGTGAG TAATGCAAGTGATGCTTTGGACAAGTTGAGATTTTTGAGTGTGACTGAGCCCTCTCTGCTTGGAGATGCTGGTGAGCTACAGATACGTATCAAACCTGATCCAGATAATGGGACTATCACTATAAC GGATACTGGTATTGGAATGACGAAAGAGGAACTCATTGACTGCCTTGGAACCATTGCTCAGAGTGGTACTTCAAAGTTCTTAAAGGCTCTGAAG GAAAATAAGGATCTTGGTGCAGACAATGGCTTAATTGGTCAATTTGGTGTTGGGTTCTATTCTGCTTTTCTGGTCGCTGAGAAG GTTGTTGTCTCTACAAAAAGCCCAAGGTCAGACAAGCAATATGTTTGGGAAGCAGCGGCTGACAGTAGCTCTTATGTAATTAGGGAAGAAACTGATCCTGAAAATCTCATACGCCGTGGAACACAGATCACACTCTATTTAAGG CCGGATGACAAGTATGAGTTTTCAGAGCCAGCCCGGATCCAGGGTTTGGTGAAGAATTACTCGCAGTTTGTTTCCTTCCCCATCTATACATGGCAAGAAAAATCAAGGACTGTTGAG gtggaagaggaggaagaaccaaaagaaggagaagaaccAAAGCCAGAG ggtgagaagaaaaagaagacaaaaactGAGAAGTATTGGGATTGGGAATTAGCAAATGAAACGAAGCCTATATGG ATGCGGAATCCAAAGGAAGTTGAAAAAGACGAGTACCATgaattttacaaaaaaacttttagtGAGTTCTTGGATCCAGTTGCATACACTCACTTCACCACTGAG GGTGAGGTGGAGTTCAGGAGTGTTCTTTATATTCCTGGAATGGGGCCTCTTAACAATGAGGATGTAGTGAAcgcaaaaacaaagaatataCGTTTGTATGTGAAACGGATATTTATCTCAGATGATTTTGATGGTGAACTG TTTCCTCGATACCTGAGCTTTGTTAAGGGTGTGGTGGATTCAAATGATCTTCCTCTTAACGTTTCTCGAGAGATTCTTCAAGAAAGTCGAATT GTAAGAATTATGAGAAAGAGACTTGTACGGAAAACATTTGACATGATTCAAGAGATTTCTGAGAGTGAAAATAAAGAG GATTACAAGAAATTATGGGAGAACTTTGGCAGGTTTCTAAAATTGGGATGCATCGAGGACTCTGGAAATCACAAGCGCCTAACACCCTTGTTGCGGTTCTACTCTTCAAAAAGTGAGGAAGAACTGATAAGCTTAGATGATTATGTCGAGAACATGCCTGAGAACCAGAAGGCAATCTATTACTTGGCAGCAGACAGTCTGAAAAGTGCGAAAAGTGCTCCATTCTTGGAAAAGTTGGTTCAGAAAGATATTGAG GTTTTGTATTTAGTAGAACCTATTGATGAAGTGGCCATCCAGAACCTACAGAcatacaaagaaaagaagtttGTAGACATTAGCAAGGAAGATTTAGAGCTTG GTGATGAGGATGAGGTCAAAGAAAGGGAAACTGAACAAGAATACAATCTTCTCTGTGACTGGATAAAGCAACAACTTGGTGATAAGGTGGCGAAAGTCCAAGTCTCAAAGCGTCTAAGCTCATCTCCCTGTGTACTTGTTTCTGGCAAGTTTGGATGGTCTGCCAATATGGAAAG ATTGATGAAAGCACAGGCACTTGGTGATACTGCAAGTTTGGAGTTCATGAGGGGCAGGAGAATATTGGAAGTTAACCCAGATCATCCCATTGTTAAGGATCTAAAG GCTGCTTGCAAGAACGCCCCTGACAGCACAGATGCCAAGAGAGCTGTAGACCTATTGTATGACACAGCATTGATCTCCAGTGGATTCACA CCTGACAGCCCAGCTGAGTTGGGAAACAAGATATACGAGATGATGGCAATGGCCCTTGGAGGAAGATGGGGTAGATCGGAAGACGAGGAGGCAGAGACGGAGGTAGCTGATGGTGATGCAGGAGAATCATCTGATGCGAGTGCTGGTGAAGTGGTGGAAGCACAAGTAATTGAACCATCAgacgtgagggcagagagcgATCCATGGAGCGACTGA
- the LOC117615962 gene encoding alpha/beta hydrolase domain-containing protein 17B-like, whose amino-acid sequence MGSATSSMAAKFAFFPPDPPSYSVYVDEPTGKLRISDVHPRDDVDVVKLSTKKGNEIVAMFVKNPCASLTLLYSHGNAADLGQMYHIFTELSLHLGVNLMGYDYSGYGQSSGKPSEQDTYADIEAAYKCLEETYGIKEEDVILYGQSVGSGPALELAIRLPHLRAVVLHSPILSGLRVMYPVKKTFWFDIYKNIDKIPFVNCPVLVIHGTEDEVVDFSHGKQLWELCKEKYEPLWLKGGNHCNLELYPEYLRHLRKFISAIEKLPCVQSLPEPSADQLESSLKTIDNKEKARSSTDQKEKSRSSTGQREKSRLSTDGREKSRTSTDKREKSRKSIDRSGKARNSTDQSERARNSFDRLGDMVRSVGLCNVDCLKHAALEA is encoded by the exons atggggTCTGCAACATCTTCTATGGCTGCAAAGTTTGCATTTTTCCCACCAGACCCTCCATCATATAGCGTATATGTGGATGAACCAACTGGGAAATTGAGGATCTCTGATGTTCATCCCAGAGATGATGTGGACGTGGTCAAGCTCAGCACCAAGAAAGGGAATGAGATTGTGGCCATGTTTGTCAAAAACCCATGTGCTTCTCTCACTCTGCTTTACTCCCATGGAAATGCTGCTGATCTAGGTCAGATGTACCACATTTTCACTGAGCTTAGTCTTCATCTTGGTGTAAATCTCATGGG GTACGACTATTCTGGTTATGGACAATCTTCTGGAAAG CCAAGTGAGCAGGACACTTATGCAGACATAGAAGCTGCATATAAATGCCTTGAAGAGACGTATGGTATAAAGGAGGAAGACGTCATATTGTATGGACAGTCAGTTGGAAGTGGACCAGCTTTGGAGTTGGCTATTCGTTTGCCTCACTTGAGGGCTGTAGTTCTGCACAGTCCTATACTGTCTGGCCTTCGAGTGATGTACCCTGTTAAGAAAACATTCTGGTTCGACATTTACAAG AATATCGATAAGATCCCGTTTGTCAATTGCCCAGTTCTGGTAATTCAT GGAACTGAAGATGAAGTTGTGGATTTCTCCCATGGTAAGCAACTGTGGGAGCTTTGCAAAGAGAAGTATGAGCCTTTGTGGCTTAAAGGAGGGAACCATTGTAATTTGGAACTCTATCCAGAGTACTTGAGGCATCTCAGGAAGTTCATATCTGCCATAGAGAAATTACCATGTGTTCAAAGTTTACCTGAACCAAGTGCAGATCAATTGGAGTCTTCTCTGAAGACCATAGACAACAAGGAGAAGGCCAGATCAAGCACTGACCAGAAAGAGAAGTCTAGGTCCAGCACTGGGCAGAGAGAAAAATCTAGACTGAGCACGGACGGCAGAGAGAAATCAAGAACCAGCACTGATAAGAGAGAGAAGTCAAGAAAGAGCATCGATCGATCTGGCAAGGCAAGAAATAGCACAGATCAGTCAGAGAGAGCTAGAAACAGCTTCGACCG CTTGGGAGATATGGTGAGGTCGGTTGGATTGTGTAATGTTGATTGTCTGAAGCATGCAGCATTAGAGGCTTGA